One part of the Clarias gariepinus isolate MV-2021 ecotype Netherlands chromosome 24, CGAR_prim_01v2, whole genome shotgun sequence genome encodes these proteins:
- the LOC128512217 gene encoding GTPase IMAP family member 4-like translates to MLLERTPSVESSASNILNRKEVAGRKVNVVNAPDWFSPGQSLENLRQDVGLYLQKVAPGPHAFLLVIPVKQSTGEERGLLENMEKLFGEECWRNTMIIFNVTEEKRNIEEFIKSADHVQRLVKKCGNRYHCLNIESEDDSQVSKLLEKIETMVKGTPVKFYSSKIYQETEKEIERMFEQAKRKAEGEMKEKPKIDDEFMKFLQPELWKYILTIKYKDEGNRSED, encoded by the coding sequence ATGCTGCTGGAAAGGACACCATCTGTGGAGAGTTCTGCAAGTAACATCTTGAACAGAAAGGAGGTGGCTGGGAGGAAAGTTAATGTGGTGAACGCCCCTGACTGGTTTTCACCTGGACAGTCTCTGGAGAATTTGAGGCAAGATGTgggactttatctccaaaaggTTGCTCCAGGACCTCACGCCTTTCTCCTGGTCATACCTGTAAAGCAGTCTacaggagaggagagagggCTGCTGGAGAATATGGAGAAGCTTTTTGGAGAGGAATGTTGGAGAAACACCATGATCATATTTAATGTAActgaggaaaaaagaaacattgaGGAATTTATCAAGTCAGCAGACCACGTCCAGAGACTTGTAAAAAAATGTGGGAACAGGTATCACTGTCTCAACATTGAGAGTGAAGATGATTCTCAAGTCTCAAAGCTGCTAGAGAAGATAGAGACAATGGTGAAAGGAACGCCCGTGAAATTCTATAGTAGCAAGATTTACCAAGAGACAGAAAAGGAGATTGAAAGAATGTTTGAGCaggcaaaaagaaaagcagaggGAGAAATGAAGGAGAAACCCAAAATAGATGATGAATTCATGAAATTTCTCCAGCCTGAGCTTTGGAAATATATTTTGACCATTAAATATAAGGATGAAGGTAATAGATCAGAAGATTGA